The following proteins are encoded in a genomic region of Anomaloglossus baeobatrachus isolate aAnoBae1 chromosome 6, aAnoBae1.hap1, whole genome shotgun sequence:
- the LOC142243754 gene encoding uncharacterized protein LOC142243754 has translation MTWYKRLRLDVSKLISLVESMPCLWDPTSPEYMQKNKRDESWLLICQELYPQWHEANKSLQTKIENDVRKRWRSVRDRFNKIRFEPGKSGSSPVKPNFIYYNDLKFLSSGRVLRPTDGNIAPKKNMDRSQDNINPAQIQPAIEEEINTEQTHLESDVETRSLEPSVSNTNQDPQPVSYQKAKGKKKNIPSNKEINQDQLTNQTIEILKSATQDDEFDNFAISVAFRLRKLPEKKKTSACMTAICGLLACFEDEGKFPTGGEIVHLCEKTFEQKNNPLVLTQSQPHFQTNKQRVGLYSECPDTYSAQNIQPYNPMKQSKEYSQSISENYHTTNIVRNRPNEQMSGFYTNELFSQP, from the exons ATGACTTGGTATAAGCGCTTGAGATTGGATGTCTCCAAACTTATTAGTCTG GTTGAATCAATGCCATGTTTATGGGATCCCACGTCGCCTGAGTACATGCAAAAAAACAAACGTGACGAAAGCTGGTTATTGATCTGTCAAGAATTATATCCCCAATGGCATGAGGCAAATAAAAGCCTCCAAACTAAGATTG AAAATGATGTACGGAAGCGATGGAGATCAGTCCGTGACAGATTCAATAAAATCAGATTTGAACCTGGTAAAAGTGGATCCTCGCCAGTTAAACCAAATTTTATTTATTATAATGATTTGAAATTCTTAAGTTCTGGCCGCGTTTTAAGACC GACCGACGGAAATATCGCTCCGAAAAAGAACATGGATAGATCACAAGATAATATCAATCCTGCACAAATACAACCAGCCATTGAGGAAGAAATTAATACCGAACAAACACATCTGGAGTCTGATGTTGAAACCAGATCATTGGAACCATCTGTTTCCAATACAAATCAAGATCCCCAACCTGTGAGTTATCAgaaagcaaaaggaaaaaaaaaaaatattccaagcaATAAAGAAATAAACCAAGATCAATTAACAAATCAAACTATTGAAATATTAAAATCAGCAACCCAAGATGATGAGTTTGACAATTTTGCCATTAGTGTCGCTTTTCGTTTAAGAAAattacctgaaaaaaaaaaaacctctgcatGTATGACTGCTATCTGTGGTTTATTGGCCTGTTTTGAGGATGAAGGTAAATTTCCAACAGGTGGTGAAATAGTTCATCTTTGTGAAAAAACATTTGAACAGAAAAACAACCCATTAGTTCTAACTCAGTCACAACCACAtttccaaacaaacaaacaaagagtTGGTTTGTATTCTGAATGTCCGGATACATATTCTGCCCAAAATATACAACCTTATAACCCTATGAAACAAAGCAAAGAATATTCTCAATCTATTAGTGAGAATTATCACACAACTAATATTGTGAGAAATAGACCAAACGAACAAATGTCTGGTTTTTACACAAATGAATTATTTTCACAGCCATGA